From Thermogladius calderae 1633, a single genomic window includes:
- a CDS encoding DUF359 domain-containing protein, producing MREEFRRSASLPQGTLYIASKGGTVRGLEFTATVGDVVSETLESSIKVVDGKTRRGDHRSSVVGVASIVNPRGAVSLHSLTVLRGCRSGTYVVIGEEDLLTTSLAWVLSQGTVAYGQPGVGVVSVEVDKVRLAKFIKVLKPAIIHITPGRA from the coding sequence TTGAGGGAGGAGTTCAGAAGAAGTGCCAGCCTGCCACAGGGCACGCTCTACATTGCGTCCAAAGGAGGTACCGTTAGAGGGCTCGAGTTCACTGCCACAGTAGGGGATGTCGTGTCAGAGACTCTCGAGTCGTCAATAAAAGTCGTGGACGGTAAAACGAGAAGAGGCGACCACCGCTCTAGCGTCGTTGGCGTGGCGAGTATCGTCAACCCGCGGGGGGCGGTATCGCTCCACTCTCTCACGGTTCTCAGGGGGTGTAGAAGCGGCACGTACGTCGTCATAGGAGAGGAGGACCTCTTGACGACGTCTCTTGCTTGGGTGTTGAGCCAGGGTACAGTAGCCTACGGGCAACCAGGAGTAGGTGTGGTCTCCGTGGAAGTCGACAAGGTCAGGTTAGCGAAGTTTATTAAAGTATTAAAACCTGCCATAATTCATATAACACCTGGTCGTGCTTAA
- a CDS encoding PIN domain-containing protein: MEALGLGYNRECVQQRSLEIVLDTNFVVLLSEHPHLISQLDSITEYPSKCVLLGVVLRELEIVSRQLGRTKRRLLESVLDHLKHRCSVVDIETAPDADQAIIEYASGRGCLVAVATNDRELRKRLREAGIPCIYFREESRRLEYEGLLL; the protein is encoded by the coding sequence GTGGAGGCTCTCGGGTTGGGGTATAATAGAGAGTGTGTCCAGCAAAGGAGCCTAGAAATAGTCCTTGACACAAACTTTGTAGTCCTCTTGTCCGAGCACCCCCACCTAATATCCCAGCTGGACAGCATTACCGAGTACCCCTCCAAGTGCGTGTTGCTGGGCGTGGTGCTTAGAGAGCTGGAGATCGTATCAAGACAGCTCGGGAGGACGAAGAGGAGGTTGCTAGAGAGTGTATTGGACCACCTTAAACACAGGTGTAGCGTCGTCGACATTGAAACGGCGCCCGACGCGGATCAGGCGATCATAGAGTACGCAAGCGGCAGGGGCTGTCTTGTGGCCGTAGCCACAAACGACAGAGAGCTCAGGAAGCGGTTGAGAGAAGCTGGGATTCCGTGTATATACTTCAGAGAGGAGTCGCGTAGGCTAGAGTACGAGGGATTACTGCTTTGA
- a CDS encoding Kae1-associated kinase Bud32: MGSLERPTRLAEGAESIVLLGSLLGQDVVVKVRVGRSYRHPDYDRVFRFYRTKTEARIMAELLEKGLKVPQPLLVDMENYVIVMTLVRGRRLLHVLNNYGVEELERIYREVGRQVGVMHNSGIYHGDLTVSNVIVTENGEAYIIDFGLSGYSNDVEEYAIDLHLFDRSTRNLAPDKADRLFKSFIEGYSSTFPRHQEVVERMVDIRRRGRYVEERLRRKLRREAYTQ; the protein is encoded by the coding sequence ATGGGTTCCTTAGAGAGGCCTACGAGGCTTGCGGAGGGCGCGGAATCGATCGTCCTGCTTGGTAGCCTACTCGGGCAGGACGTTGTGGTCAAGGTAAGAGTCGGTAGGAGCTACAGACACCCCGACTACGACAGGGTCTTCAGGTTCTACAGGACAAAGACTGAGGCCAGGATCATGGCCGAACTACTCGAGAAAGGCTTGAAAGTGCCTCAACCACTCCTGGTGGACATGGAGAACTACGTGATCGTGATGACACTCGTCAGGGGCCGCCGGCTTCTCCACGTGTTGAACAACTACGGAGTCGAGGAGCTGGAAAGGATATACAGGGAGGTCGGCCGACAGGTGGGCGTCATGCACAACTCGGGGATCTACCACGGCGACCTAACAGTCTCCAACGTGATCGTAACTGAAAACGGCGAGGCTTACATAATAGACTTCGGCCTATCGGGGTACAGCAACGACGTCGAGGAGTACGCAATAGACCTCCATCTATTCGACAGAAGCACAAGGAACTTGGCACCGGACAAGGCTGACCGACTATTCAAGTCTTTTATCGAGGGTTACAGCTCGACGTTCCCTAGGCACCAAGAAGTGGTTGAGAGGATGGTTGACATTAGGAGGAGGGGGAGGTATGTCGAGGAAAGGCTCAGAAGAAAGCTCAGGCGCGAAGCATACACCCAGTAG
- the kae1 gene encoding KEOPS complex N(6)-L-threonylcarbamoyladenine synthase Kae1 has translation MSGKVKYRIPFTVPLREDRSVLVLGFESTSHTFGVGLVEFREGAVTILANVNKRYTPSKGGIHPREASYTHLRNSKQALEEALDQASVKLKEVDAVAVALGPGLGPCIRVGATLARFIASMLNKPLVPVNHAVAHVEIGKLVSGLADPVVVYVSGGNTTVLAGKNRTYRVYGETLDIPLGNLFDTFTREVGIAPPYVVDGKHAIDVCSEWGREFIPLPYVVKGNDLSFSGLLTAALHLAKRAGKSDKRRLGDVCLSLRETAFNMLVEVSERVLLTTEKDSVLLVGGVASNAELNRKFELMASEHNAVYHSTPPEYSGDNGAMIAYTGLLNYLYGVVVDPVKAYVKQRWRVDEVEVPWVP, from the coding sequence ATGTCCGGTAAGGTCAAGTACAGGATACCCTTCACAGTCCCCCTTAGAGAGGACAGGAGCGTACTAGTCCTGGGCTTCGAATCCACAAGCCACACCTTTGGTGTCGGCCTGGTAGAGTTCAGGGAAGGCGCTGTTACCATACTGGCAAACGTCAACAAGAGGTACACTCCGTCCAAGGGTGGCATACACCCTAGAGAGGCCTCTTACACCCACCTTAGGAACTCGAAACAAGCCCTCGAGGAGGCACTAGACCAAGCGAGTGTAAAGTTGAAGGAGGTAGACGCGGTCGCGGTAGCCCTGGGACCCGGTCTAGGCCCTTGTATCAGGGTAGGCGCTACCTTGGCTAGGTTCATCGCATCGATGTTGAACAAGCCTCTAGTCCCGGTCAACCACGCGGTCGCACACGTCGAGATCGGTAAGCTGGTCTCGGGGCTGGCCGACCCGGTAGTGGTCTACGTCTCCGGCGGCAACACCACGGTCCTCGCAGGTAAGAACCGTACCTACAGGGTGTACGGGGAGACCCTCGATATACCCCTCGGGAACCTCTTCGACACGTTCACACGTGAGGTAGGAATTGCCCCACCTTACGTGGTCGATGGGAAGCACGCTATAGACGTGTGCTCCGAGTGGGGACGGGAGTTCATACCCCTACCCTACGTAGTAAAGGGTAACGACTTGAGCTTCTCTGGACTGTTAACGGCGGCTCTCCACCTGGCCAAGAGAGCGGGTAAGAGCGACAAGAGGAGACTAGGCGATGTTTGTTTGAGCCTTAGGGAGACCGCCTTCAACATGCTAGTAGAGGTCTCCGAGAGAGTCTTGCTTACCACTGAAAAGGACTCTGTCCTACTGGTGGGGGGTGTGGCGTCGAACGCCGAATTGAATAGAAAGTTCGAGCTGATGGCTTCAGAGCATAACGCCGTGTACCACTCAACACCACCCGAGTACTCGGGCGACAATGGAGCGATGATAGCTTACACTGGTCTGTTGAACTACCTCTATGGGGTCGTAGTAGACCCTGTGAAAGCCTACGTCAAACAGAGGTGGAGAGTGGACGAGGTGGAAGTCCCATGGGTTCCTTAG
- a CDS encoding 30S ribosomal protein S27ae, whose translation MAHVHKLYEFDLEKGFIKPKNKKCPKCGSFMAYHKQPVPRWHCGKCGYTEYVR comes from the coding sequence ATGGCGCACGTCCACAAACTCTACGAGTTTGACCTAGAGAAGGGCTTCATAAAGCCGAAAAACAAGAAGTGCCCGAAGTGCGGCAGCTTTATGGCTTACCACAAACAACCTGTCCCGAGATGGCACTGTGGGAAGTGCGGTTACACAGAGTATGTCCGGTAA
- the spt4 gene encoding transcription elongation factor subunit Spt4, whose amino-acid sequence MSTRGKPFKVCRKCKTLVDKKAEVCPVCGSKDFSEEWEGVVVVIDPAKSSISKELELTKPGRYAIKVV is encoded by the coding sequence GTGTCTACTCGTGGAAAGCCTTTCAAAGTTTGCCGGAAGTGTAAGACGCTGGTAGACAAAAAAGCTGAGGTATGCCCTGTCTGCGGCTCAAAAGACTTCTCAGAGGAGTGGGAAGGGGTCGTAGTAGTAATTGACCCCGCCAAGTCGTCTATATCCAAGGAACTGGAGCTCACAAAACCCGGCCGCTACGCTATAAAGGTAGTCTAA
- a CDS encoding 30S ribosomal protein S6e: MPDFKIVVSDPEAPKKEVVLKVKVVGDPDVEYTDRVKEKFELPKIKLNPETINRLGARHGVVTIRMRRPDTGDKVKITGVVVPDSTVPEGEARVNSEQMINLTGVNELEGEIFRARAWQIRINDERTNSLIGLKIGEEIGGEIIGLKGVKLVITGGSDNSGFPMRSDIHGPVKKRVLLSGPPGFHPAESGERRKKTVRGDTISGDIVQINTMIKY; encoded by the coding sequence ATGCCTGACTTCAAGATCGTGGTAAGTGACCCAGAGGCCCCTAAGAAGGAGGTCGTCTTAAAGGTTAAAGTAGTTGGAGACCCCGATGTGGAGTACACTGACAGGGTAAAAGAGAAATTCGAGTTGCCCAAGATCAAGCTTAACCCGGAGACCATCAACAGGCTTGGGGCTAGACACGGCGTTGTTACGATAAGAATGAGGAGGCCGGACACGGGCGACAAGGTGAAAATAACAGGAGTGGTCGTTCCCGACTCGACAGTACCCGAGGGGGAGGCTAGGGTCAACTCGGAGCAGATGATAAACCTTACGGGCGTTAACGAGCTCGAGGGTGAGATTTTCAGGGCGAGGGCATGGCAGATCAGGATCAACGACGAGAGGACAAACTCGTTAATAGGCCTGAAAATAGGTGAGGAGATAGGCGGCGAGATAATTGGTCTCAAGGGCGTCAAGCTGGTTATAACCGGTGGTAGTGACAACAGCGGGTTCCCGATGAGGTCCGACATTCACGGACCCGTTAAGAAGAGGGTTCTTTTATCGGGACCGCCCGGTTTTCATCCGGCCGAGAGTGGGGAGAGGAGGAAGAAGACTGTTCGCGGAGACACTATATCAGGTGACATAGTCCAGATAAACACGATGATTAAATACTAG
- a CDS encoding DNA-directed RNA polymerase yields MFKLIKVKSVVRIPPDKFGRPLDEVSWEELRKEYEGALTSNAGLVVAILDVKVSEYGRIIHGDGATYHDVEFTALTFDPFLKEVVEGEVLNVTESGIFIDLGPLDGFIYIGQVSDERAEYDSSRQALLLKGGKKTIEKGDVVKARIYNIGLQPGKGLRIQLTMRQVGLGKIEKEE; encoded by the coding sequence TTGTTCAAACTCATTAAAGTCAAAAGCGTAGTCAGAATACCTCCGGACAAGTTCGGTAGGCCTCTTGACGAGGTCTCGTGGGAAGAGCTAAGGAAGGAGTACGAGGGGGCATTGACGAGTAACGCGGGGCTGGTCGTGGCGATACTAGACGTGAAAGTCAGCGAGTATGGTAGGATTATACACGGTGACGGTGCCACATACCACGACGTAGAATTCACAGCCCTGACATTCGACCCGTTCCTAAAGGAGGTAGTCGAGGGAGAAGTCCTCAACGTCACGGAGAGCGGTATCTTCATAGACTTGGGCCCCCTCGACGGCTTCATCTATATAGGTCAAGTCTCCGACGAGCGGGCGGAGTACGACTCTTCTAGGCAGGCCCTCTTACTGAAGGGCGGGAAGAAGACTATCGAGAAAGGCGACGTAGTCAAGGCCAGGATTTACAACATTGGTCTCCAGCCGGGGAAGGGCCTGAGAATTCAGTTGACGATGAGGCAGGTCGGCTTAGGCAAGATTGAGAAGGAGGAGTAG
- a CDS encoding 30S ribosomal protein S24e has product MGKNVQVGEFAGEVVEEKYNPLIRRREVVLRIGHVGKGTISRGLVRAELARLYNVSVEHVYVKKIETEYGMGVSVVKAHIYDSPDRARYFEPEYIVKRNEEALQKLQQAQGG; this is encoded by the coding sequence ATGGGCAAGAACGTCCAGGTCGGGGAGTTCGCCGGCGAAGTTGTCGAGGAAAAGTACAACCCGCTCATAAGGCGTAGGGAAGTCGTCCTGAGGATAGGTCACGTGGGTAAGGGTACGATTAGCAGGGGGCTTGTTCGAGCGGAGCTAGCAAGGCTGTACAACGTTTCCGTTGAGCACGTATACGTGAAGAAGATCGAGACGGAGTACGGCATGGGGGTCAGCGTAGTCAAAGCCCACATCTACGACTCGCCGGACAGGGCGAGGTACTTCGAGCCCGAGTACATTGTAAAGAGGAACGAGGAGGCTCTCCAGAAACTCCAACAGGCGCAGGGTGGCTAG
- a CDS encoding non-canonical purine NTP pyrophosphatase — translation MSDNIHKYEEVRAVARELGFDVQLMPGLKLEVQSDSIEEVSRKSAILAYLLVGRPLLVEDAGLYIQALRGFPGPYSSFVYRTIGIQGVLKLLEGTSDRRACFKSVTTVIYEPFIIVERGEVCGFITDSPRGSRGFGFDPIFTPEGSEKTFGEMSLEEKNRYSHRAKSVYSALSKLKKMMEQSGWGPGNVLKLG, via the coding sequence GTGTCAGACAATATACACAAGTACGAGGAGGTGAGAGCTGTTGCCAGAGAACTAGGCTTCGACGTCCAACTAATGCCCGGCCTCAAGCTCGAGGTGCAGAGCGATAGTATAGAGGAGGTGTCGAGGAAATCGGCTATACTCGCGTACCTGCTTGTTGGCAGGCCACTTCTAGTCGAGGACGCGGGGTTGTATATCCAGGCACTAAGAGGGTTCCCAGGTCCGTATAGTAGCTTCGTGTACAGGACAATAGGCATTCAAGGAGTGCTAAAGTTGTTGGAGGGCACGAGCGATAGAAGGGCGTGCTTCAAGTCGGTTACGACGGTGATATACGAGCCCTTCATCATCGTTGAACGTGGAGAAGTATGTGGGTTCATAACCGACAGTCCGAGGGGTAGCCGGGGTTTCGGCTTCGACCCGATTTTCACGCCAGAAGGGTCGGAGAAGACCTTTGGCGAGATGAGCTTAGAGGAGAAGAACAGATATTCCCACAGGGCGAAGTCTGTTTATAGCGCTCTGAGCAAGCTGAAAAAGATGATGGAGCAGAGCGGGTGGGGGCCGGGTAATGTTTTAAAGCTTGGTTAA
- a CDS encoding 30S ribosomal protein S15 codes for MNKRRDKGQSHSTRPSRAGPPRWLKLDMTPSDVELLVVELAKKGYSPSMIGIILRDQFGIPLVKQVTGKKVVEILREHNVAPPIPEDLFNLMKRAVNLRRHLDEHPKDYHSKKGLIEIESKIHRLVKYYKSRGILPPDWEYTPEKAKLIVSGAY; via the coding sequence ATGAACAAGAGGAGAGACAAGGGGCAGTCCCACTCGACGAGGCCCTCTCGAGCGGGGCCGCCTAGGTGGCTGAAGCTGGATATGACCCCCAGCGACGTGGAGTTGCTTGTGGTGGAGCTCGCCAAGAAGGGCTACTCCCCGTCCATGATCGGTATAATACTTAGAGACCAGTTCGGGATCCCACTGGTGAAGCAGGTCACTGGCAAAAAGGTCGTGGAGATACTCCGCGAGCACAACGTGGCGCCGCCTATTCCAGAAGACTTGTTCAACTTGATGAAGAGGGCGGTTAACTTAAGGAGGCACTTAGATGAACACCCCAAAGACTACCATAGCAAGAAGGGCTTGATCGAGATCGAGTCTAAGATACACCGGTTAGTCAAGTATTATAAGTCTAGGGGCATTCTACCGCCGGACTGGGAGTACACGCCGGAGAAAGCCAAGCTAATAGTCTCGGGCGCCTACTAG
- a CDS encoding translation initiation factor IF-2 subunit gamma has protein sequence MRQPEVNIGVVGHVDHGKTTLVQAITGIWTAKHSDEIKRGMTIKLGYADGNIAYCDSLNPPEAYTTEQVCPDGSESRLLRRVSFIDAPGHEALMATMLSGSSLMDGAILVIAANEPCPQPQTLEHFSALNIIGIKRVVVVQNKIDVVSKERALENYREIRRLLQGSQIEDAPIIPVSSLHKVNVDVVLEALYEEIPVPERNLAGDPIMLVARSFEVNRPGTPYKDLLGGVVGGSLIQGVLRVGDEIEIVPGAKVPVGKTSYKYQPLVSTIEELRFGDLRVKEARPGGLLAIGTNLDPSLTKADSLVGNVVGRPGRTPPVVDSLTIQYNVLERVVGLKELSKMPPLQQKEMIVLTIGTAVRVGTITKLSKDHMEVELKEPVATWPNFRVALSRRVLGRWRLSGWGIIESVSSKGA, from the coding sequence ATGAGGCAGCCCGAAGTAAACATAGGCGTCGTCGGCCACGTTGACCACGGGAAAACGACGCTAGTACAGGCTATAACAGGTATTTGGACCGCCAAGCACAGCGACGAAATAAAGAGGGGTATGACGATTAAACTAGGCTACGCTGACGGGAACATTGCGTACTGCGACTCCTTGAACCCCCCCGAAGCTTACACCACGGAGCAGGTGTGCCCCGACGGTAGCGAGTCAAGGCTTCTCAGGCGGGTCAGTTTCATAGACGCCCCCGGTCACGAGGCACTTATGGCCACAATGCTGAGCGGCTCCTCTCTAATGGATGGAGCGATACTCGTCATAGCGGCAAACGAGCCGTGCCCCCAGCCACAGACCCTAGAGCACTTCTCGGCTCTCAACATAATAGGAATCAAGAGGGTCGTCGTAGTCCAGAACAAAATCGACGTGGTGTCGAAAGAAAGAGCGCTGGAGAACTACCGCGAGATCAGGAGACTTTTACAGGGCTCTCAGATCGAGGACGCCCCTATAATACCGGTCTCCTCGCTCCATAAGGTAAACGTTGACGTAGTCTTAGAAGCGCTGTACGAGGAGATCCCTGTCCCCGAGAGAAACCTGGCGGGAGACCCGATAATGCTTGTTGCGAGGAGCTTCGAGGTGAATAGGCCTGGAACCCCGTACAAAGATCTACTAGGTGGAGTTGTCGGGGGATCGTTAATACAGGGTGTTCTGAGAGTGGGTGACGAGATCGAGATCGTCCCTGGGGCTAAAGTACCTGTCGGAAAGACGTCCTATAAGTACCAGCCGCTCGTGAGCACTATTGAAGAGCTTAGGTTCGGAGACCTGAGGGTCAAAGAGGCTAGGCCGGGCGGACTACTGGCGATAGGTACCAACCTAGACCCCTCCCTCACCAAGGCGGATAGTCTCGTGGGCAACGTCGTTGGGAGGCCTGGTAGAACACCACCAGTTGTCGACTCTCTGACTATACAGTACAACGTACTAGAGAGAGTCGTTGGTCTGAAGGAGCTGAGTAAGATGCCTCCGTTGCAACAAAAAGAGATGATAGTCCTCACCATCGGTACGGCCGTGAGAGTGGGCACTATAACGAAGCTCAGCAAGGACCACATGGAGGTCGAGTTGAAGGAGCCTGTAGCTACGTGGCCTAACTTTAGGGTAGCTCTGAGCAGGAGGGTCCTCGGCAGGTGGAGGCTCTCGGGTTGGGGTATAATAGAGAGTGTGTCCAGCAAAGGAGCCTAG